The nucleotide window TCATCTCATGCGCATGAACAAGCTATTCTTGATTACTTTTTGCTAATTGGGCCAACGATGACAAATAAGCAATTGAGGAATTTCCTCTGCTTGCCGTCACGAAGTACTTCTACCAACTTATTGAGGAATATGAGTTTACAGCATACAGGTAGTACAAAAAATAGAGTGTATTTTCAAGCATGATTATAACCTCCTCTTCCATGTGGCCGAGGAGGTTTTTCCATTATTAGGATGACGGTGCAATTCTAGCAGCTTACAGTGCAATAATCTTGAATGAACGTGCAATTATTCTAGTTGATGGTGCAATTAGCTTCAAATAGGGTGCAATTATGACGTTTGACCGTGCAATTAATAAAAACTGCAGCCCAATTAACACAAAAATCCCCCGCCAACCTGGCGGGGGACACCAAAATAGGTTTTTACTCACCCAAACTCAACTTAGACCTCAAATAAGCATCAATAAACATATCAATATCCCCGTCCATGACGGCCTGCACGTTGCCGGATTCGGCGCTGGTGCGGTGGTCTTTAACCATGGAGTATGGATGGAAAACATAAGATCGGATCTGGCTGCCCCAGCCGATTTCTTTTTGCTCGCCGCGGATTTCGTCGAGTTCGGCTTGCTGCTGTTCGATTTCGCGCTGGTAAAGCTTTGCTTTCAGCATTTTCATCGATGTTTCGCGGTTCTTGATCTGTGAACGTTCTGCCTGGGATGATACAACGACACCAGTCGGCAAGTGCGTAATCCGGACGGCTGAGTCAGTTGTGTTGATATGCTGACCGCCGGCGCCGCTTGCACGGTACGTATCAATCTTCAGGTCTTCAGTACGGATATCGATCTCGATCTCATTGTTGAATTCCGGCATAACTTCGCAGGAAACAAATGAAGTATGGCGTCGCCCTGAAGAGTCAAACGGCGAAATACGAACCAATCGATGTACGCCTTTTTCCGCCTTTAAATATCCATAAGCATTATGACCTTTGATCGCTAAAGTGACACTCTTGATGCCCGCTTCGTCACCAGGAAGGTAATCCAAAGTCTCAACCTTGAAGCCGCGCTTCTCCGCCCAGCGTGTGTACATACGCAACA belongs to Mesobacillus sp. AQ2 and includes:
- the prfB gene encoding peptide chain release factor 2 (programmed frameshift): MELADIRNELEKTAKKLADFRGSLDLENKEARIAELEDGMLAPDFWDDQQKAQVVINESNALKEQVNVFNELSETYENLDLTYELVKEENDADLREELEKELVEFKERMSEFELQLLLSEEYDKNNAILELHPGAGGTESQDWGSMLLRMYTRWAEKRGFKVETLDYLPGDEAGIKSVTLAIKGHNAYGYLKAEKGVHRLVRISPFDSSGRRHTSFVSCEVMPEFNNEIEIDIRTEDLKIDTYRASGAGGQHINTTDSAVRITHLPTGVVVSSQAERSQIKNRETSMKMLKAKLYQREIEQQQAELDEIRGEQKEIGWGSQIRSYVFHPYSMVKDHRTSAESGNVQAVMDGDIDMFIDAYLRSKLSLGE